In Ovis canadensis isolate MfBH-ARS-UI-01 breed Bighorn chromosome 11, ARS-UI_OviCan_v2, whole genome shotgun sequence, one genomic interval encodes:
- the LOC138414719 gene encoding keratin-associated protein 4-8-like isoform X2, which yields MVSSCCGSVCSDQSCGRSLCQETCCSPSCCQTTCCRTTCYRPSCGVCISSCCRPQCCQPVCCQPTCPRPTCYISSCYRPSSCGSSCGSSCCRPTCCISSCRPRCCQSVCCQPSCPRISSCCRPSCCGSSCCRPSCCLRPVCGRVSCHTTCYRPTCVISTCPRPVCCPSSCC from the exons ATGGTCAGCTCCTGTTGTGGCTCCGTCTGCTCTGACCAGAGCTGTGGCCGAAGTCTCTGCCAGGAGACCTGCTGCTCCCCCAGCTGCTGCCAGACCACCTGCTGCAGGACCACCTGCTACCGCCCCAGCTGTGGTGT CTGCATCTCCAGCTGCTGCAGGCCCCAGTGCTGCCAGCCTGTGtgctgccagcccacctgccctcgCCCCACCTGCTACATCTCTAGCTGCTACCGCCCCTCCAGCTGTGGGTCCAGCTGTGGCTCCAGCTGCTGCAGGCCTACATGCTGCATCTCCAGCTGCAGGCCCCGGTGTTGCCAGTCTGTGTGCTGCCAGCCCAGCTGCCCCCGCATCTCCAGCTGCTGCCGCCCCTCTTGCTGTGGCTCCAGCTGCTGCCGCCCAAGCTGCTGCCTGCGCCCAGTGTGCGGCCGGGTCTCCTGCCACACCACTTGCTATCGCCCCACCTGTGTCATCTCCACCTGCCCCCGCCCCGTGTGCTGTCCCTCCTCTTGCTGCTGA
- the LOC138414719 gene encoding keratin-associated protein 4-8-like isoform X1: MVSSCCGSVCSDQSCGRSLCQETCCSPSCCQTTCCRTTCYRPSCGVSSCYRPICCQPTCPRPTCCISSCSRPSCCVSSCGSSCYRPTSCISSCCRPQCCQPVCCQPTCPRPTCYISSCYRPSSCGSSCGSSCCRPTCCISSCRPRCCQSVCCQPSCPRISSCCRPSCCGSSCCRPSCCLRPVCGRVSCHTTCYRPTCVISTCPRPVCCPSSCC; this comes from the coding sequence ATGGTCAGCTCCTGTTGTGGCTCCGTCTGCTCTGACCAGAGCTGTGGCCGAAGTCTCTGCCAGGAGACCTGCTGCTCCCCCAGCTGCTGCCAGACCACCTGCTGCAGGACCACCTGCTACCGCCCCAGCTGTGGTGTGTCCAGCTGCTACCGCCCCATCtgctgccagcccacctgccctcgCCCCACCTGCTGCATCTCTAGCTGCTCCCGCCCCTCCTGCTGTGTTTCCAGCTGTGGTTCCAGCTGCTACAGGCCGACCAGCTGCATCTCCAGCTGCTGCAGGCCCCAGTGCTGCCAGCCTGTGtgctgccagcccacctgccctcgCCCCACCTGCTACATCTCTAGCTGCTACCGCCCCTCCAGCTGTGGGTCCAGCTGTGGCTCCAGCTGCTGCAGGCCTACATGCTGCATCTCCAGCTGCAGGCCCCGGTGTTGCCAGTCTGTGTGCTGCCAGCCCAGCTGCCCCCGCATCTCCAGCTGCTGCCGCCCCTCTTGCTGTGGCTCCAGCTGCTGCCGCCCAAGCTGCTGCCTGCGCCCAGTGTGCGGCCGGGTCTCCTGCCACACCACTTGCTATCGCCCCACCTGTGTCATCTCCACCTGCCCCCGCCCCGTGTGCTGTCCCTCCTCTTGCTGCTGA